The genome window ATCCAGCAGTTACACCTAAACCTTTTAGGGAATCCTTAAAAAAAAGCCCTTGGAATGTCCAAGGGTTTTTTTATGTTTCAATTAACGATTTTCTATGGGAATATAAATCCCATCTTTCTCACCCACATAAATCTGAGTAGGTCTAAAAATACGGTTAACCGCTAATTGCTCTCTCCAGTGAGCCAACCAACCTGCCACACGGGATATGGCAAACATAGGAGTAAATAAATCAGGCTTAATGCCTAACTTGCGATACACCAAACCAGAATAAAAGTCCACATTGGCATAAATTCCTTTATGACCTAATTTTTCAGCGACAACTTTTTCTACCTCCAAAGCAATATCATAATATTCATCATGACCCGTAAGCTCAAAAAGTCTCTCTGCTAACTGTTGTAGAATTCTAGCACGGGGATCTTTCACCTTATACACCCGATGACCAAAACCCATAATTTTTTTCTTATTCTCAACACAATCCTCAATATAAGGACGGACATTTTCCATAGAGCCAATTTCCTCCAACATTGTCAAAACTTCCTCATTCGCCCCCCCATGAAGAGGCCCTGCCAAAGTACCCACCGCCGATGCCACCACCGCATAAGGATCCGTTAAAGTAGAAGATGTTACCATAGCCGAAAAAGTAGAAGCATTCATGGTATGCTCTGCATGAAGCATTAAGCAAACATCAAAAATACGTGCTTCCAAAGGTTCAGGCTCTTTTTCCGTGAGCATATACAAGAAATTAGCAGAATAATTCAGATCATCATTAGGCTTAACAGAATCATTGCCCTCACGCATCTGGGAAAAAGCAGCCACCATGGTAGGAATTTTAGCAATAATTCTCACCACCGCATCCCTAATGTACTCCTCCTTATCCAAAGCACGACGAGAATAAAACAAACCTAAAGCCGCTGCTGAAGTTTGCAAAGCATCCATGGGATGACCACTTTCAGGAAAACACTTCATCATATCCCGAATATGATACTTAATTCGTCTATGGTTATTTATATCAACCTGAAAACTGTCCAACTCTTCCTTACTAGGTAATCGGCCCCAAATTAATAAAAATGCAGTTTCCAAAAAGGTACTTTTTGTGGCTAATTCCTCAATATTTATACCTCTATATTTTAATATACCTTCCTTCCCATCCACATAACTAATGCTAGATTTGGCGACGGGGACTCCTTCTAAACCTGGTTTGTACTCACAAGCTGGTTGTGCCATTTTTATACCTTACACAAATAAATATATTGAATGAAAATAGATGATTTTAAGTTTCTCATAAGTCATCAGAGATACTAAACAGGTGTTAAAGTATCAGGGACTCTTGTTAAATTCCATTGTTAACCCTCATCTGTCAACTGTCAATTGGTGTTAACAACCACTTAGGAGAGGTAAGTAAAAATAGTTCACTATTACCAATGGGATTACCCATATCCAAAATGTTAATGCCAATTATTCCTGCTTTTTTTAAGGTTATCTTTCCGTTATTACCACCCCATATTAATATTTCTGCCCAGTTAGCCAAATCAGGTTGATGACCGACCAAAATTAAATTATCTTCTTCAGTATAATCCGAGTTTTGTAACCAGTGAATCCATGATTGAATATCACCATTAGGAAGCAAAGCGGTATTTTCTTCCATGGTAGGAGCAAGGTTATAATCTAAAAGGATTTGAGCGCTTTGTTTTGCCCGAACATAGGGACTGAAAAGAATGAGATTACACAGGGTTTCTATGGCTTTAAATTTTTGAGCCACCTGATTAGTTTTAGCTATTCCTTTGGGAGTTAATGCCCTTTGGGGGTTATCTTCTCCTCCCACTCTTTCTTGGGCGATGCCGTGACGAATTAAATAGATTTTCATAAAGATTAGGGCTAGTAACAATAGGCAATGAGACTTTAATTGATTTTGTTTTGCTCATTGTAGCCCTTCATTTTCCTATTTTTTATCATTATTCAAGCACTTTTTTATCACAGTCTATATAGTAATTAACCTACATAGGTTATTTTCCTCAAAATGATATGATTAAGAAATATATAAATGAGTGGAAAGAATTATAAAAATAGAGTATGTTTAAAAAAATATTTGGCGATCCCAACACAAGGAAATTAAAGAAGTTACAACCTCTGATTGCCGAGATTAACTTATTAGAGGAAGATTTTAAAAATTTATCAGACGATGAAATGAGGGCAAAAACAGCTTCTTTTAAGGAGATGTTTGCTAAAACCAAAACCAAAGAAGAAAGAGACGATTTGCTAGACGAAATTTTGGTGGAGGCTTTTGCCCTAGTAAGGGAAGCTGGAATAAGAGTTTTAGGTATGCGCCATTATGATGTCCAACTTTTGGGGGGCATTGTATTACATACGGGGCAAATTGCAGAGATGAAAACAGGGGAAGGTAAAACCCTTGTGGCGACTCTACCTGCATATCTTAACGGTTTGACGGGGAAAGGGGTTCATGTGGTGACGGTAAACGATTATTTGGCTCGTCGTGATGCAGAGTGGATGGGGCAAATTCATCGCTTTTTGGGTTTAGAGGTGGGTTTGATTCAAGGGGGTATGACTTCGGTAGAGCGTCGTAAGAACTATTTGGCAGATATTACCTATGCCACTAATAGTGAGTTAGGTTTCGATTATTTGCGGGACAATATGGCGACTTCCATTGAGGAAGTGGTACAACGATCGCCCCATTACTGTATCATTGACGAAGTTGACTCTATCTTGGTGGATGAAGCCCGTACACCGCTAATTATTTCGGGACAAGTCGATCGCCCCATAGAAAAATATCAAATGGCGGCTCAAATCGCCCAAATGCTCACCAAACAAGAGGAAGAAGGTGATGGTGGACATTATGAAGTGGATGAAAAAGCCCGTAATGTTTTATTAACCGATGAAGGTTTTGCTAAGGCGGAAGAGCTTTTAGGGGTCACAGACTTGTATGATCAGGAAAACCCCTGGGCTCACTATGTTTTCAATGCCATTAAAGCCAAGGAATTATTCACCCGTGATGTTAACTACATGATTCGTAATGATGAGGTGGTAATCGTGGATGAATTTACGGGGCGGGTATTGGCTGGAAGACGATGGAGCGATGGTTTGCACCAAGCCATGGAAGCCAAGGAAGGGGTTGAAATTCAACGGGAAACCCAAACTCTTGCCAGTATTACTTACCAAAATTTCTTCCTTCTATACGAAAAGTTATCAGGGATGACGGGTACCGCCAAAACCGAGGAAACAGAATTTGAGAAAGTTTACAACTTACAAGTAACCATCGCCCCTACCAATAGACCAAATGACCGTAACGATTTACCCGATGTAGTATATAAAACCGAGGAGGCTAAATGGAAAGCGGTGGCGGAAGAATGCGCCGAAATGCACGAAACGGGGCGCCCTGTATTGGTTGGTACTACCAGCGTAGAAAAATCTGAATTATTATCGGCCCTGTTGGCAGAGAAAAAGATTCCCCATAACCTCCTCAATGCCCGTCCTGAAAACGTGGAAAGGGAGTCGGAAATTGTGGCTCAGGCAGGGAGAAAAGGCGCTGTAACCATTGCCACCAACATGGCAGGCCGTGGTACGGACATCATCCTTGGCGGTAACTCTGACTATATGGCAAGGCTGAAAATTCGGGAATATTTTATGCCCCAGGTGGTGCGTCCAGAGGATGATCAATTAAAATTTAGTGTTGCTGGTATTGATACGGGCAAAAAAGCTAAAGGACAAGGGTTTAATAGTAATGGCAGTGGTAAAAAACCCAAAACGTGGAAAGCCACTTCCGATATTTTTCCCTGTGAATTATCCCCTGAAACGGAAGCTCATTTAAAAGAAGCGGTGAAGTTAGCCGTTGATAATTACGGTTTCCAAAGTTTATCAGAGTTAGATGCCGATGAAAAAATTGCGATCGCAGCGGAAAAAGCCCCCATCGAAGATCCCGTCTTGATCAAACTTCGGGAAGCCTACAAACGCATCCATGGGGAATATGAAGCCCTCACTTCCAAAGAACATGATTTGGTAATTGAAGCAGGGGGTTTACACGTAATTGGTACAGAAAGACACGAATCTCGCCGTATCGACAACCAATTGAGAGGTAGAGCCGGAAGACAAGGGGATCCTGGTTCTACTCGCTTCTTTTTGAGCCTAGAAGATAATCTATTGCGGATTTTTGGGGGCGATCGCGTGGCTGGACTCATGAACGCCTTTAGGGTAGAAGAAGATATGCCCATCGAGTCTGGAATGTTAACCCGCTCCCTCGAAGGCGCTCAGAAAAAAGTAGAAACCTTCTACTACGATGCCCGTAAAAGCGTCTTTGAATATGACGAAGTCATGAACAACCAGAGACGAGCCATTTATGCTGAACGTCGTCGAGTATTGCAAGGAGAAGATTTGAAAGATCAGGTCATCCAGTATGCCGAAAAAACCATGGATGAAATCGTAGATGCCTACGTTAATCCAGAGTTACCCCCCGATGAATGGAACCTGGAGGCGCTCGTGGATAAAGCCAAAGAATTTATTTATCTGCTCCAAGATGTCACCGTCAAAGACTTAGAAGACATGACTGCCAACGAAATGAAAACCTTTTTAAGGGAAGAAGTCCACAAAGCCTATGACTTAAAAGAACATCAAATCGAACAACTCCAACCAGGCCTCATGCGTCAAGCCGAGCGCTTCTTTATCCTCCAACAAATCGACACCCTCTGGCGTGAACATTTACAAAACATGGACGGATTACGCGAAGCCGTTGGTTTAAGGGGTTATGGACAAAAAGATCCCCTCATTGAATACAAACAAGAGGGTTACGAAATGTTCTTGGAAATGATGATTGATATTCGTCGTAACGTCGTTTATTCTCTTTTCCAATTCCAACCCCAAGCCCAACCCCAAGCTGTATAATCTCAGTTTCCCCTAGCAAGGGGGTTAAACCCCTTGTTTTGTATTACTTATGGTAAGGACTTTATATATTATGTCCTTATCGTATTATTCTATTTAAAAGATAAAAAGACGATTTAAAATGTCCGCCCAAAAAACGATCTGCATTACCCTCGGTACAAGGCCAGAAGCCATCAAACTAGCTCCCGTTATTCAAACCTTTCAACAAGCCTCTGACTTTGACACCAAAGTAATTTTAACAGGGCAACATCGGGAAATGGTTGCTCAGGTAATGGACATTTTTGGCTTGAGTGCCGATGAAGACTTGGATATAATGCAACCCAATCAAACCCTCAGCGACATCACCTATCGCAGTTTGCAGGGGTTAGAAAAGATCTTTAAAAAAATACAACCTCAATTAGTCATCGCCCAAGGGGACACTACCACCGCTTTTGCAGCTGCCCTCGCTTCATTTTATCAACAAATACCCGTAGGTCATGTGGAGGCCGGATTACGCACCAATAATATTTATAATCCCTTCCCTGAAGAAGCCAACCGTCGTCTAATTTCCCAAATTACTCAACTCCATTTTGCCCCCACTACCCTAGCAGTGGAAAATCTTGAAAATTCAGGGGTAACAGGGGAAATTCACCATACAGGTAACACGGTTATTGATGCTTTGTTATCCGTGGCTGACAAAAATCCTCCCTGTGATGTGGAGGGGTTAAATTGGGATAAATATCGGGTTTTGTTAACTACAGTCCATCGCCGAGAAAATTGGGGCGAACCTTTGCAGGACATTATTAAGGGAATGCAGTTAATTTTAGATCAATTTCCTGATGTTGCCATACTCCTTCCCTTGCACCGCAATCCAACTGTGAGAAATCCTCTCAAAGAGGCTTTTGATAACCATGAAAGGGTATTTTTAACCGAACCCTTGGACTATCAAGAATTAGTAGGAGCAATTAAGCGTTGTTTTTTCCTTTTAACTGATTCTGGCGGTTTACAAGAAGAAGCTCCCAGTTTAGGAAAACCTGTCTTAGTTTTACGGGAAACGACGGAAAGACCAGAAGCTGTCACCGCAGGAACAGCTAAACTGATCGGCACAAATTCAGATACAATTTTTAAATCAGCCCAAGCATTATTAACTAATAAAAACAGTTATGAAGAAATGGCGGGGGCAATTAATCCTTTTGGGGATGGTAAAGCGGGCGATCGCATCTTAAAAATTACCAGAAATTATTTAAGTTAAAAAGGAGCTATTTGCTCCTATTAATTAATAACAAAAACTACAAACTATTAACCGTTCCCATAAACAAAATAGTGTCAGTTGTTTCATCCTGAATTGCATAAAAGAAAGGACGATTTACTGACATTTCAAAAGGAGGATCTACGGGAAGAGAAGTAACTCGAACACCAATAGAAGTAACTGCTGCTGCCTCCGTACCCTCCTCATTTACATCAATAAAAGTCTTATGTTTTACCTGATCAATGGAGACAGGTTCATCAGTTAAATTGGTAAAATCAGCCTCATTAGTAAAAGCCTTAGAAAGACCTAACTTTTGAAGTACATCATTCAATGAAATATCATATTCCACGGTAAATCTTGGCAAACGAATAGTCCCTTCCCGACGGTTTAAACTAGCAGTCCACTCCTGCCATGTATCCGCATTTAATTCTCCCATCACAGCATTTAAACTAGATTCTTCTTGGGGTAAAACCACATACATCGCCAAATCCTCCGATTCACCATAAGGTAAACGAATAATTTGTAAATCATCATTTTCTACATAAGCAAAATTCCCCTCTCGACTCATGAGAGGATGCTGAATAACCTCCCCATTAGATTGGGTAAAATCCATCTCTTGGGTTAATTCAGGATCAAATGCTTGTTGCCATTCTCCGTTAAAATAAATGGCATTAATAAGAAATAAAACATCTTCAGGGGAGATAGATTCAATAATACTGGTAATCTTCTCTTCCGTAGCGTCACTAACCCAATTGTTGATAGTATCTACCGCATCAGGGCTATCAAAATCTAGGGCTGAAACTTCACTCTCATAATATTCCCTATTTTGGCTCAAAAAGTCTGGCTTAACAGGAAAACCCTCTCGAATCCAAAGAGAATTATTAATAGAAAGGGTGCTTTCTTTTTGATTTTGCAATAGTGTTTGTAAAATTTTATATTGCTGATTAATTTCAGGGAGGCTAATTTCTTGCAACTCTAAAACCTGTTTAATTTCTTCCCTAGTATCACCATCTGCACCATTATTTAACAAATTTAAAGCAATGGAAATACTGGGAGCAGAAATAAAAACATTTTCTGTCTCATCTTCTTCTCGAATGGCAGAAAACAACTTGAAAGCAAAATTACGATTAGCATTGACAATTTTTTCATCTAACTGCTTAGTTTCAGATTCGGTTATACTGGAATCATCTCTTTCTGCATAGACAGCGTTATTAGTGGTAAAAATTTTATCTAAATTAGGATTAATTGCCACAAAACTAGCGGTTAATAGTAAAAAAGTTGCTAGTAATATTTTGCCTTGATTATTGTTTAGCATAGTCTTTTTTTTGTTAATTATTATTCATAATAATAGTTAATACCCTAACATCAAAATAGTTTTGATAAAACCATAAAATCGTACAATATTCACTATTACTAAGACTCATTAAGTATAAATTTAGTTCCCAACAATTTAACTTTTTGTTATAATTATTGGTTGGATATGGAGAGGTGGCAGAGCGGTTGAATGCGGCAGTCTCGAAAATTGTTAAGGGGTAATACCCTTCGGGGGTTCGAATCCCCCCCTCTCCGTTTATCAGTCCGACATTTTAGTTTTAGTCGGGTGCGAGTAAATTAGTTATGATGAGTATATATTGGATCGAATTTTATTAAAGGAGATATTTATGGCTTTAGCTTTGACCAATGACAATGTAGAACAGGTTTTGGATGATTTACGCCCTTATTTAATGGCGGATGGTGGTAATGTCGAATTAGTCGAAATTGATGGTCCTACGGTAAAACTAAGATTACAAGGGGCTTGTGGCTCTTGTCCTAGTTCTGCTATGACTTTAAGAATGGGCATCGAGCGTCGTTTAAGGGAATATATCCCCGAAATTGCAGAAGTAGAACAGGTTATATAGCATTTCTAATACCCTCATCCCCAAAAAGGCGAGGGTATTTTTTTTGATGGCAAATTAATTTTTAGGAGTTGTGGTTAAAAGCCAATGGGTGTCTTAACTTGCTATTTGAGCAAGAAACGCCAACTATCGGCTTCAAAAGGTTTACCTTTTAACATTCTATTCCAATAAATCCAAGGTAAGGCATATTTTTTGACCATCCACATACTAGCTCTTTCTTTGGTAGGATCGAGGGGAAAACTAGGGGTAGGCTCTTTGGTGTAGTCAAATTCTGCCATGATGGTTTTACCGTACCCAGTAATGAGGGGGCAACAGGCATAACCTGCATATTTATCAGCGGGATTTTGTTTTGCCATTAATGATAGAAGGTTATTGACCACGACAGGGGCTTCTTTACGAATGGCGGCGGCGGTTTTGGAGGTGGGAATGGAGGAAGCGTCTCCGAGGGCAAATATGTTGGGATATTTATGGTGTTGACAGGTGTATTGATCTACATCGACCCATCCACCGTCATTGGCGATCGCACTGGAAGCTATAAAATCAGGAGCTTTCATAGCAGGAGATACATGGATCATATCATATTTAATAGTGACATTTTCGCCCCCATTAACAGCAAAAACAGCCTCTTTGGTATCGGGTTTTAATTCGATGAGATTATGACCATATTTAACATCAATATTCTTGCGTTCGACAATTTCTTCTAAGGGTTTACAGTAGGCGGGGATACCAAACATTTTTCCTGTGGCATTGGCATAAATAATTTTTGTTTTATTCCTAACCCCATTTTTGGCAAAGGTTTCTTCTGCCATGTACATAATTTTTTGAGGTGCCCCCGGACATTTAATTGCTCCGGCAGGAAAGGTAAAAATCGCCGTACCACCTTTAAAATTATTAATGGTTTCCCAAGTGTAATTAACTACTTCTTTGACATAGTTGGAGGTGACATCATTTTTGCCCACAGTATCCCTAAAACGAGCAATACTATCCCATTTTATTTGCACTCCTGGGCATACTACCAAATAATCATAGCTAAAAACCTGACCAGTTTTGGTGGTTACTTGATTGTTTTCAGGGTCAACATTTTCAGCAAAATCTTTTATCCAAG of Cyanobacterium sp. HL-69 contains these proteins:
- a CDS encoding serpin family serine protease inhibiter is translated as MLNNNQGKILLATFLLLTASFVAINPNLDKIFTTNNAVYAERDDSSITESETKQLDEKIVNANRNFAFKLFSAIREEDETENVFISAPSISIALNLLNNGADGDTREEIKQVLELQEISLPEINQQYKILQTLLQNQKESTLSINNSLWIREGFPVKPDFLSQNREYYESEVSALDFDSPDAVDTINNWVSDATEEKITSIIESISPEDVLFLINAIYFNGEWQQAFDPELTQEMDFTQSNGEVIQHPLMSREGNFAYVENDDLQIIRLPYGESEDLAMYVVLPQEESSLNAVMGELNADTWQEWTASLNRREGTIRLPRFTVEYDISLNDVLQKLGLSKAFTNEADFTNLTDEPVSIDQVKHKTFIDVNEEGTEAAAVTSIGVRVTSLPVDPPFEMSVNRPFFYAIQDETTDTILFMGTVNSL
- the sqr gene encoding sulfide:quinone oxidoreductase Sqr; translation: MSNKSFQILIIGGGAAGITVASQLMRKNNSLNIAVLEPSENHYYQPAWTLVGGGEYEFEDTVKHEDKLIPRGVTWIKDFAENVDPENNQVTTKTGQVFSYDYLVVCPGVQIKWDSIARFRDTVGKNDVTSNYVKEVVNYTWETINNFKGGTAIFTFPAGAIKCPGAPQKIMYMAEETFAKNGVRNKTKIIYANATGKMFGIPAYCKPLEEIVERKNIDVKYGHNLIELKPDTKEAVFAVNGGENVTIKYDMIHVSPAMKAPDFIASSAIANDGGWVDVDQYTCQHHKYPNIFALGDASSIPTSKTAAAIRKEAPVVVNNLLSLMAKQNPADKYAGYACCPLITGYGKTIMAEFDYTKEPTPSFPLDPTKERASMWMVKKYALPWIYWNRMLKGKPFEADSWRFLLK
- the secA gene encoding preprotein translocase subunit SecA, which encodes MFKKIFGDPNTRKLKKLQPLIAEINLLEEDFKNLSDDEMRAKTASFKEMFAKTKTKEERDDLLDEILVEAFALVREAGIRVLGMRHYDVQLLGGIVLHTGQIAEMKTGEGKTLVATLPAYLNGLTGKGVHVVTVNDYLARRDAEWMGQIHRFLGLEVGLIQGGMTSVERRKNYLADITYATNSELGFDYLRDNMATSIEEVVQRSPHYCIIDEVDSILVDEARTPLIISGQVDRPIEKYQMAAQIAQMLTKQEEEGDGGHYEVDEKARNVLLTDEGFAKAEELLGVTDLYDQENPWAHYVFNAIKAKELFTRDVNYMIRNDEVVIVDEFTGRVLAGRRWSDGLHQAMEAKEGVEIQRETQTLASITYQNFFLLYEKLSGMTGTAKTEETEFEKVYNLQVTIAPTNRPNDRNDLPDVVYKTEEAKWKAVAEECAEMHETGRPVLVGTTSVEKSELLSALLAEKKIPHNLLNARPENVERESEIVAQAGRKGAVTIATNMAGRGTDIILGGNSDYMARLKIREYFMPQVVRPEDDQLKFSVAGIDTGKKAKGQGFNSNGSGKKPKTWKATSDIFPCELSPETEAHLKEAVKLAVDNYGFQSLSELDADEKIAIAAEKAPIEDPVLIKLREAYKRIHGEYEALTSKEHDLVIEAGGLHVIGTERHESRRIDNQLRGRAGRQGDPGSTRFFLSLEDNLLRIFGGDRVAGLMNAFRVEEDMPIESGMLTRSLEGAQKKVETFYYDARKSVFEYDEVMNNQRRAIYAERRRVLQGEDLKDQVIQYAEKTMDEIVDAYVNPELPPDEWNLEALVDKAKEFIYLLQDVTVKDLEDMTANEMKTFLREEVHKAYDLKEHQIEQLQPGLMRQAERFFILQQIDTLWREHLQNMDGLREAVGLRGYGQKDPLIEYKQEGYEMFLEMMIDIRRNVVYSLFQFQPQAQPQAV
- a CDS encoding NifU-like protein, yielding MALALTNDNVEQVLDDLRPYLMADGGNVELVEIDGPTVKLRLQGACGSCPSSAMTLRMGIERRLREYIPEIAEVEQVI
- the gltA gene encoding citrate synthase GltA: MAQPACEYKPGLEGVPVAKSSISYVDGKEGILKYRGINIEELATKSTFLETAFLLIWGRLPSKEELDSFQVDINNHRRIKYHIRDMMKCFPESGHPMDALQTSAAALGLFYSRRALDKEEYIRDAVVRIIAKIPTMVAAFSQMREGNDSVKPNDDLNYSANFLYMLTEKEPEPLEARIFDVCLMLHAEHTMNASTFSAMVTSSTLTDPYAVVASAVGTLAGPLHGGANEEVLTMLEEIGSMENVRPYIEDCVENKKKIMGFGHRVYKVKDPRARILQQLAERLFELTGHDEYYDIALEVEKVVAEKLGHKGIYANVDFYSGLVYRKLGIKPDLFTPMFAISRVAGWLAHWREQLAVNRIFRPTQIYVGEKDGIYIPIENR
- the sixA gene encoding phosphohistidine phosphatase SixA; translated protein: MKIYLIRHGIAQERVGGEDNPQRALTPKGIAKTNQVAQKFKAIETLCNLILFSPYVRAKQSAQILLDYNLAPTMEENTALLPNGDIQSWIHWLQNSDYTEEDNLILVGHQPDLANWAEILIWGGNNGKITLKKAGIIGINILDMGNPIGNSELFLLTSPKWLLTPIDS
- the wecB gene encoding UDP-N-acetylglucosamine 2-epimerase WecB; translated protein: MSAQKTICITLGTRPEAIKLAPVIQTFQQASDFDTKVILTGQHREMVAQVMDIFGLSADEDLDIMQPNQTLSDITYRSLQGLEKIFKKIQPQLVIAQGDTTTAFAAALASFYQQIPVGHVEAGLRTNNIYNPFPEEANRRLISQITQLHFAPTTLAVENLENSGVTGEIHHTGNTVIDALLSVADKNPPCDVEGLNWDKYRVLLTTVHRRENWGEPLQDIIKGMQLILDQFPDVAILLPLHRNPTVRNPLKEAFDNHERVFLTEPLDYQELVGAIKRCFFLLTDSGGLQEEAPSLGKPVLVLRETTERPEAVTAGTAKLIGTNSDTIFKSAQALLTNKNSYEEMAGAINPFGDGKAGDRILKITRNYLS